The sequence gcatagactcttagagatgcgcgacgggggacagtctaaggttttcggacttgtcgggttggctagataaccgacagatgggccccatcagtcataggacaggcatgcatcatatgcatttgtttgttttaattgttATGCACTTCCTGGGTATGCCTAACTGATATATACCAGCTGTTACctgttatacttgctacttgTATTATCTGCTCATTACTTATTTGGTTGTTTGTTTCTGTTGTATTATAGATGATGGAGGAAATAGAGAAATGGTTTGGTATTAGACTAGGATTGAAATTGAGTAAGTTAGgtagatttagaatacctacccctgtttatggtttctgtttagtaattaagttggataattgaataacggagttctaggattgcctatggcattctcagaaccttatttattatacgcgtgacACTTTtatcatgctgagaacctctggttctcatttcATACTGTGTTgctgtttttcagatgtaggtcgagaggctcctcactAGGCGTCTGGATCTTGAAGCGAAGTAGTTCCGGGATGTATTTTGGgtttttgtatatatttatgtatatatatgtgtagcttactctccaagtaacttgtGTATGCTGCTCCTCctagaggttgagggagagataggagtttttttggtattttggtgtattttggggCTACCTATGtatgttcatatatatatatatatatctcctccggccagccttagcttcgcaggctgagtcaggagctagttatacTGTTTCCTTGGCTTTCTTTTACATCTTTGGTTTACCTTTATCATTTTCCTATTAGATTTCTTAGTACGCAAGTAGCCctattccttgagcgttgcgcttttcattttgcgatttttgtttacccatttgtttcaaggctcctagtacaCTATTTCTtttatacatatatgtatatttttactGTTAGAGGTtcgtaataccttactatctcagtcttatgactAAAGCATAAGATTTAgtatagtagggtgttacattatggtatcagagcacttcgttcctatagagcctgaggacggactgattgtgcttctgtgcattctctgtgtatgAATTTAtttgctattaggatatctaattgatatatgtggtataaacgttcatgagcatgcatttgggacttaaaGCACTgaacttgcgatattgagactgatcaacttgatatcacttgtttggtgtgtatagggaccagatgtctACTCACGGATGCGGACGCGGGTGAGGTAGAGGCCGAATAGGCAATTCTATGCCTGAAACATCAGGAAATACTCCTAACCCTATAGACTTCATGGCTGCATTATGCAATATGGCAGCAGCAATGCAAGCGACAACTGAAGCCCTGGGAAATCAGATTAATAATGGAAACAATGGTAACAATGACGAGAATGGTCCAATGTCATTGCATTCCTTCCTGAAGGTTCACCCTCCAACTTTTAGAGGGACTTCGAATTCTACCAATGCTGATAATTGGATAAAAGCTATTGAGCGGGCATTACAGGCTCAGCAGGTTCCTGATAAACAGTGGGTTGAGTTTGGAACCTACCAGTTGCATGGTGAAGCTCAGCACTGGTGGCAGGGCATGAGGCGCATTCTGCAGCTTAACGGGGGTGTGATCTCTTGGGAGTTGTTCCTAGAAAAATTCTATAAGAAATATTTCCCTACCTCAGCTAGAAATGCCAGAGAACTCGAACTGCTTCAGCTTAAACAGGGACAAATGACCATCACTGAGTATCCAAGTAAATTTGAGGAATTATGTCGCTTTTCACGCATCTATCAGGGAGCTCTTGAGGACTTTGCTGAATGGAAGTGTATAAAGTATGAAGAAGGCCTTAGgagtgacattcagagctttgtgGCACCTATGCAGATTCAGGAGTTTTCTGAGCTTGTGAATAGGAGCAGGGTGGCGGAGGATTATGTCAAAAGGGCTGCATAAGAAAAAGGGAGTCTGAGGATGCCATTCCAGAGGACCACAGGGAGGAATTTTTCACCTAGGGGCAGACAATTCAAGCATGGTGGCTTTGTCCCTCAGAACAATCAGGGGCAAGGCAACTCCAGGAGGCCTAATGCTAGTGCTAACCAGGGAAGGAGACAGGAAAACCAGCCACAACAAAATATGAGTTACCATAGATGTAGGAAGTATCATTCTGGGCCATGCAGGTTTGGGACCGGAGTCTGTTACTCCTGTGGACAGGCAGGACACTTGGCTAACAGTTGCCtagagaagaagaagtatgagaCAGGTAGAATACAGCAACCAGGCAGAGTATACACTACTTCTTTAGTAGGTGCTGAGGGGTCAGAGACATTGATCAGAGGTAACTGTGAGATGGCTGGTAAAACTTTGAatgctttgtttgattctgaagcTACacattcttttattgcatttgagaaggctcatgagttaggattgaaaatAGTAGTCATGGGATATGATTTGAAGGTGTATAATGCCACCCACGAGGCTATGATCACTAGGTTAGGGTGTCCCCAAGTTCCCTTTTGAATACAACATCGTGATTTTTTGCATAACTTAATCTGTTTGCCaatgactggtcttgatctcatttTGGGATTAGACTGGTTATCCAAGAATCACGTTCTACTCGATTGCTCTGCAAAAACAGTATGTTTCATGCCTGAGGACACAGAAGGGCCGGTGGTGGTGAATAACtactatttgaattctatgatAGTGAACTATTCTCAGGCCGTATGTCAAAGAATATTATTGTTAGctgcgggtgtttcgggtgatgatcagaACTTAGAACAAATCTCAGTTGTGTGTGAGTTTCTAGAGGTGTTCCCTAATGATATTGATGAATTTCCACCAAAACGGGAAGTTGAGTTTGTTATTGATTTAGTACCTAGGGCCGGACCAATCTCatgtgctccttataggatgtcgccTCTAGAAATGGCCAAATTGAAGTCTCAACTAGAGGATCTGTTGGGTAAAaattttatccgaccaagtgtatcTCCGTGGGGTGCGCCAGTATTACTagtgaagaagaaagatggaagtatgtgCTTATGTGTTGACTATAAGCAGCTGGATAAGGTTACAGTGAAGAATAAATACCCGTTGCCAAGGATTGACGACCTGATAGACCAGTTACAGGGAGCCGGTGTGTTCTCTAAGATTGATCTACGATCCGGataccatcagataagggttagagataAGGATATTCCTAAAACTACCTTCAGAACACGATATGGCCACTATGAATATACCGTGATGTCCTtcggactaactaatgctccggCGATATTTATGGATACATGAACAGAATCTTCCATCCATATCTGGATAAGTTTGTTGTTGTGTTTATTGACGACATTCTTATCTATTCTAAGAACGAGGATGAGCATGCAGAACACTTGCGAACAATACTACAAATCCTGAAGGATATGAAGTTGTATGCTAAGTTTTCCAAGTGCGAGTTCTGGAAGTCGGAAGTGAAATTTCTtggccacgtggtgagtaagcaagGAATAGcagtggatcctgctaaggttgAGGCGGTGATGAATTGGGAGCGGCCAACTTCAGTGACGAAAATCAGGAGTTTCTTAGGCT is a genomic window of Arachis ipaensis cultivar K30076 chromosome B06, Araip1.1, whole genome shotgun sequence containing:
- the LOC107646309 gene encoding uncharacterized protein LOC107646309; the encoded protein is MPFQRTTGRNFSPRGRQFKHGGFVPQNNQGQGNSRRPNASANQGRRQENQPQQNMSYHRCRKYHSGPCRFGTGVCYSCGQAGHLANSCLEKKKYETGRIQQPGRVYTTSLVGAEGSETLIRGNCEMAGKTLNALFDSEATHSFIAFEKAHELGLKIVVMGYDLKVYNATHEAMITRLGCPQVPF
- the LOC107646310 gene encoding uncharacterized protein LOC107646310, with the protein product MNRIFHPYLDKFVVVFIDDILIYSKNEDEHAEHLRTILQILKDMKLYAKFSKCEFWKSEVKFLGHVVSKQGIAVDPAKVEAVMNWERPTSVTKIRSFLGLVGYYRRFIKGFSQLALPLTKLTRKDVSFVWTPECEESFLALN
- the LOC107646308 gene encoding uncharacterized protein LOC107646308, producing MPETSGNTPNPIDFMAALCNMAAAMQATTEALGNQINNGNNGNNDENGPMSLHSFLKVHPPTFRGTSNSTNADNWIKAIERALQAQQVPDKQWVEFGTYQLHGEAQHWWQGMRRILQLNGGVISWELFLEKFYKKYFPTSARNARELELLQLKQGQMTITEYPSKFEELCRFSRIYQGALEDFAEWKCIKYEEGLRSDIQSFVAPMQIQEFSELVNRSRVAEDYVKRAA